Proteins encoded within one genomic window of Panicum virgatum strain AP13 chromosome 1N, P.virgatum_v5, whole genome shotgun sequence:
- the LOC120654811 gene encoding calcium-transporting ATPase 5, plasma membrane-type-like, translating to MAGGQQPEASPGRYQRRRDDDCADVLGIDVRGPDADPFDIPAKRAPVERLRRWRQAALVLNASRRFRYTLDLKKEEEKEQIRRKIRAHAQVIRAALLFKEAGEKQNGDRELPEILPRGFGIGEEQLTVMTRDHNYSALQEYGGVKGLANLLKTNLEKGIHGDEADLSCRANAFGANRYPRKKGRSFWVFLWEACQDLTLVILIVAAVISLVLGIATEGIKEGWYDGTSIAFAVFLVILVTAVSDYKQSLQFQHLNEEKQNIQVEVIRGGRRIQVSIFDIVVGDVVALKIGDQVPADGVVISSHSLAIDESSMTGESKIVMKDQKTPFLMAGCKVADGYGTMLVTAVGLNTEWGLLMASISEDNNEETPLQVRLNGVATFIGIVGLSVAAMVLVVLFARYFSGHTTNSDGSVQFVKGRTSVKSAIFGSIKILTVAVTIVVVAVPEGLPLAVTLTLAYSMRKMMADKALVRRLSACETMGSATTICSDKTGTLTLNQMTVVQSIVGEVKQQAPANIDNLSPSVVSLLLEGIAQNTSGSVFEAQDGSIEITGSPTEKAILAWGLELRMKFTEERSQSAIIHVSPFNSEKKRAGVAVAVSDSDVHVHWKGAAEIVLALCTSWIGVDGSIHEMTPDKVNQLKKFIEDMAEKSLRCIAFAYRNLGLEDVPSEEQRINWQLPDNDLTLIGIAGMKDPCRPEVREAVELCKKAGVKVRMVTGDNLKTARAIALECGILEASDASAQDIIEGSVFRAYNDSEREDVAERISVMARSSPNDKLLLVKALKKRGHVVAVTGDGTNDAPALHEADIGLAMGIQGTEVAKESSDIIILDDNFSSVVKVVRWGRSVYANIQKFIQFQLTVNVAALVINVVAAVSSGNVPLNAVQLLWVNLIMDTLGALALATEPPTDQLMRRPPVGRREPLVTNIMWRNLFIQAVFQVAVLLTLNFRGRNLLHLTQDTLEHSSKVKNTVIFNTFVLCQVFNEFNSRKPEELNIFSGVSRNHLFLGVVTITVVMQVIIIEFLGKFTSTVRLDWELWLVSVVIAFVSWPLAFVGKFIPVPKTQLKDLILGCWPKRDEGQDERRAESQV from the exons ATGGCTGGGGGGCAGCAGCCCGAGGCGTCGCCCGGGCGgtaccagcgccgccgcgacgacgACTGCGCCGACGTGCTCGGCATCGACGTGCGGGGTCCGGACGCCGACCCCTTCGACATCCCCGCCAAGCGCGCCCCAGTCGAGCGGCTGCGGCGCTGGAGG CAAGCTGCACTTGTCCTCAATGCTTCTCGACGATTCAGATATACGCTTGACCTaaaaaaggaggaggagaaggaacaAATAAGGAGGAAGATTAGGGCTCATGCTCAAGTCATACGG GCTGCATTACTCTTCAAAGAGGCTGGGGAAAAGCAGAATGGTGACAGGGAATTACCAG AAATTCTACCACGGGGATTCGGAATCGGAGAGGAGCAGCTGACAGTGATGACTAGGGATCATAATTATTCTGCTCTGCAAGAATATGGAGGG GTTAAAGGGCTTGCAAATCTACTGAAAACCAACTTAGAGAAGGGAATTCATGGCGATGAGGCAGATTTGTCATGCAGGGCAAATGCTTTTGGGGCTAACAGATATCCTCGCAAGAAAGGAAGGAGCTTTTGG GTTTTTCTTTGGGAGGCCTGCCAGGATTTGACGCTAGTTATCCTTATCGTAGCTGCAGTAATTTCTCTAGTTTTGGGCATTGCAACAGAG GGTATCAAAGAAGGATGGTATGATGGCACAAGTATTGCATTTGCTGTATTTCTTGTGATACTCGTTACTG CTGTCAGTGACTACAAGCAGTCCCTGCAGTTCCAACACCTCAATGAGGAGAAGCAAAACATACAAGTGGAG GTTATTAGGGGTGGCAGAAGGATTCAAGTGTCAATATTTGATATTGTAGTTGGTGATGTAGTGGCTTTAAAAATCGGTGATCAG GTCCCAGCTGATGGTGTTGTAATCAGCAGTCATTCTCTTGCCATTGATGAGTCCAGTATGACTGGGGAAAGCAAGATT GTTATGAAGGATCAGAAGACACCTTTTTTAATGGCTGGATGCAAAGTTGCTGATGGTTATGGTACCATGTTG GTAACTGCAGTTGGCCTTAACACTGAGTGGGGTTTATTAATGGCCAGCATTTCAGAAGATAACAACGAAGAAACTCCTTTGCAG GTACGGTTGAATGGAGTAGCAACATTCATAGGTATCGTAGGGCTTTCTGTTGCTGCTATGGTCCTTGTAGTCCTCTTTGCAAG GTATTTTTCAGGACATACCACAAATTCAGATGGCTCTGTTCAGTTTGTCAAGGGGCGCACAAGTGTGAAATCTGCAATATTTGGATCAATAAAGATACTGACTGTTGCA GTGaccattgttgttgttgctgtacCTGAGGGCCTACCACTGGCTGTCACACTAAC TCTGGCTTATTCCATGAGGAAAATGATGGCTGACAAAGCACTG GTGCGGAGGCTTTCTGCCTGTGAAACAATGGGTTCAGCTACTactatttgtagtgacaagacTGGTACATTAACATTAAATCAG ATGACCGTTGTGCAATCAATTGTTGGCGAAGTGAAGCAGCAAGCTCCTGCTAATATTGATAACCTGTCACCTAGTGTAGTCTCACTTCTACTTGAAGGAATTGCACAGAATACTTCAGGAAGTGTGTTTGAGGCACAG GATGGTAGCATCGAGATAACCGGCTCACCAACGGAAAAGGCTATCCTTGCTTGGGGTCTTGAA CTTCGGATGAAATTTACGGAGGAGAGATCACAATCTGCTATAATTCATGTCTCTCCCTTCAACTCTGAAAAAAAGCGCGCTGGGGTTGCAGTGGCTGTG AGTGATTCGGATGTTCATGTACACTGGAAAGGAGCTGCTGAAATTGTTCTTGCATTATGCACAAGTTGGATTGGTGTGGATGGCTCGATTCATGAAATGACACCTGATAAG GTTAATCAACTCAAGAAATTTATAGAAGATATGGCTGAGAAAAGTCTTAGATGCATTGCTTTTGCTTATAGAAATCTTGGTCTGGAGGATGTTCCAAGTGAGGAACAAAGAATCAACTGGCAACTGCCAGATAATGACCTGACTCTTATTGGAATTGCAGGGATGAAG GATCCTTGCCGCCCTGAAGTAAGAGAAGCTGTTGAATTGTGCAAAAAGGCTGGTGTAAAG GTACGGATGGTAACTGGAGATAATCTGAAGACAGCTAGAGCAATAGCACTTGAGTGTGGAATACTTGAGGCTTCTGATGCATCTGCACAAGATATAATAGAGGGAAGTGTTTTCCGTGCTTACAATGATTCTGAAAGGGAGGACGTTGCCGAAAGGATTTCT GTGATGGCTCGATCTTCTCCTAACGACAAACTTCTCCTAGTAAAGGCTCTTAAGAAAAGAGGCCATGTTGTTGCTGTTACTGGTGATGGAACAAATGATGCTCCTGCATTGCATGAG GCAGATATTGGTCTTGCTATGGGCATCCAAGGAACAGAAGTAGCTAAAGAGAGCTCAGACATAATTATTCTAGATGATAATTTTTCTTCTGTTGTGAAG GTAGTCCGATGGGGTCGCTCCGTTTATGCAAATATCCAAAAGTTTATTCAGTTCCAGCTCACTGTAAATGTTGCAGCTCTTGTCATAAATGTTGTTGCTGCCGTTTCGTCAGGAAATGTTCCTCTAAATGCTGTTCAG CTTCTCTGGGTTAATCTCATCATGGACACACTTGGTGCACTTGCATTGGCTACTGAACCACCGACCGATCAACTTATGAGGCGGCCACCTGTTGGACGGAG AGAACCTCTTGTGACTAATATCATGTGGAGAAACTTGTTTATTCAG GCTGTCTTTCAAGTTGCTGTCCTTCTTACCCTCAACTTTAGGGGCCGGAATCTTTTGCATTTGACTCAAGACACATTAGAACACTCCAGTAAAGTGAAAAATACAGTTATATTCAATACATTTGTCTTATGTCAG GTGTTTAATGAGTTCAATTCTCGTAAACCAGAAGAGCTGAATATCTTTAGTGGAGTTTCAAGAAATCATCTTTTCTTGGGAGTAGTGACCATAACCGTTGTGATGCAG GTGATAATTATTGAGTTCCTTGGGAAATTTACATCGACTGTGAGACTGGATTGGGAGCTTTGGCTTGTTTCTGTAGTTATTGCTTTTGTAAG TTGGCCCTTGGCTTTTGTTGGAAAGTTCATTCCAGTTCCAAAGACTCAATTGAAGGATCTCATTCTAGGGTGTTGGCCCAAAC GTGATGAGGGACAGGATGAGAGAAGAGCAGAATCACAGGTGTGA